One region of Polyodon spathula isolate WHYD16114869_AA unplaced genomic scaffold, ASM1765450v1 scaffolds_791, whole genome shotgun sequence genomic DNA includes:
- the LOC121308864 gene encoding sentrin-specific protease 1-like yields the protein VFRFFAAPDSDSVIFVKEQHAKKTEPSSVPYFHAELWIKELTSLYDSRARGRRRLIEEQEGLTLQLQKQRLVEEGRPSQGSVELRLRVPLEKEVPVVTVVKELKPEPIGEEEFPPLTEAMEEEVRRALQGGHQDEVLSEGFRLTVTRKDMQTLSHLNWLNDEVINFYMNLLAERSKRPGLPRVHAFNTFFYPKVRSAGYSAVRRWTKKVDVFTMDILLVPVHLGVHWCLAVVDLRKKSICYFDSMGGTNDEACRILLQYLKQESQDKRNTALDLSGWELQCRRRNEIPQQMNGSDCGMFTCKYADYITKDKPITFTQKHMPYFRRRMVWEILNQKLL from the exons gtatttcgTTTTTTCGCAGCCCCTGACTCTGACTCTGTGATTTTCGTGAAGGAGCAACATGCTAAGAAAACGGAGCCCTCGAG TGTCCCGTACTTCCATGCAGAGCTGTGGATTAAAGAGCT GACCAGTCTGTATGATTCCCGCGCTCGTGGGAGACGGAGGCTGATTGAGGAGCAGGAGGGGCTGACCCTGCAGCTACAGAAACAG CGCCTGGTCGAGGAGGGCAGGCCGAGTCAGGGGTCCGTTGAGCTCAGACTCCGTGTTCCCCTGGAGAAGGAGGTTCCCGTGGTAACCGTCGTCAAGGAGCTCAAGCCTGAGCCAATCGGAGAAGAGGAGTTCCCGCCGCTGACTGAG GCGATGGAGGAGGAGGTGCGGCGCGCGCTGCAGGGGGGTCACCAGGACGAGGTGCTGAGCGAGGGGTTCCGCTTGACCGTCACACGAAAGGACATGCAGACACTGAGCCACCTCAACTGGCTCAACGACGAG GTGATTAATTTCTACATGAACCTGCTGGCAGAGCGCAGCAAGCGGCCCGGCCTGCCCAGGGTGCACGCCTTCAACACCTTCTTCTACCCCAAAGTGCGCAGCGCCGGCTACAGCGCAGTGCGACGCTGGACCAAGAAGGTGGACGTCTTCACCATGGACATCCTGCTGGTCCCCGTCCACCTGGGCGTGCACTGGTGTCTCGCG GTCGTGGATTTGCGGAAGAAATCCATCTGTTATTTTGACTCTATGGGCGGGACCAATGACGAGGCCTGCAGGATATTGCT GCAGTACCTGAAGCAGGAGAGCCAGGACAAGAGGAACACTGCCCTGGATCTGAGCGGCTGGGAGCTGCAGTGCAGGAGACGAAAC GAAATCCCCCAGCAGATGAATGGGAGCGACTGTGGAATGTTCACCTGTAAATACGCTGATTACATCACCAAAGACAAGCCAATCACATTCACACAG aaACACATGCCCTATTTTCGTCGGAGAATGGTCTGGGAGATTTTGAACCAGAAGCTTTTGTGA